The segment GGCCGAGACGGCAGTGCGCAGGAAGCCCAGCGTGGTGGAGAAGGATCTTTCCGATTCCCCCGCCGCGCAGCAACGGCCGCGCCGCAACGAGGCCCCGGCGGTGGCCGCGGCAAAGGCGCAGCCCGCCCTGGCCTCGGCCGACGGCGGCCGCTACAGCGTGCAGGTGGGCGCGTTCTCCCAGGACGAGAACGCCCGCAAGGTGAAGGACCGCCTTGTGCAGTCCGGATTCCGGCAGGCCAACGTGGTGCGCGCGGTGCGCGGCGGCCGCGAGCTCTCCGTGGTGCAGGCGGGCAGCTTCGAGGCGCGCGAACAGGCCGAAGAGGTGTTGCGCGCGGTCCAGGGCGAGTTCCCGGCCAGCTTCATCAGCTCCGGGGCCTAGTGTTCCCTCGGCCCTGCGGACGTGGAGGGGCGTCGGCCAGTGCGGCCGACGTCCCGTTGCCCCCGGCTGGTGCGCTGTTGTGTGTCTTGCGCGGACGCGTCGCTTGAGGTATGCGCAGCTATGGGCGGGAACCCCTGCGTTGCGGGGCGGTTCGATCCGCCTCACCCTTTCGAACGGAGGTGCGCGGCATGTCCCAGAAGGCCCTTGAGGTGAACGGCGTGCCCCTTGGCGGCATCCGCAACCGCAACGAGGAACGGGTGGCCCGGCTCATGCCCATGGCCCTGGCCGAATTTCTGGACTACAAGCCAAGCTACCTGGACATCCAGGACATCTACGCCCTG is part of the Humidesulfovibrio mexicanus genome and harbors:
- a CDS encoding late competence development ComFB family protein; this translates as MSQKALEVNGVPLGGIRNRNEERVARLMPMALAEFLDYKPSYLDIQDIYALTLNNLPPRYKQSGSIVIREPVSDEEILRELRQAIGKVELSPTEKNAG